One window from the genome of Oceaniferula flava encodes:
- a CDS encoding polyprenyl synthetase family protein encodes MDDLKPWLKATQKQVDSALGRFLPRESAAPKTIHKAMRYSIFAGGKRLRPILTLAAAEACGGELENALAPACATEIMHTYSLVHDDLPCMDDDDLRRGRPTSHKVFGEGMAVLTGDALLTQVFIVIAQTPETKRYTVKDYLEEIAVTGGSKKLIGGQVLDLEGEGKELSKRELVKIHENKTAALLTCSVRLGAMTANATPAKLDALTTFGYNLGLAFQVIDDILDVTQTTEMLGKTAGKDEAVDKSTYPAILGLEASRKEAARLTKKALKSLEVFGKKGQRLEQIARYLLEREY; translated from the coding sequence ATGGACGATCTCAAACCTTGGCTCAAGGCCACTCAGAAACAAGTCGACTCGGCTCTCGGTCGATTCCTCCCGCGTGAATCCGCCGCGCCGAAAACGATCCACAAGGCGATGCGCTACAGCATTTTCGCCGGTGGCAAGCGCCTGCGCCCCATCCTCACGCTGGCCGCCGCCGAAGCTTGTGGAGGTGAGCTGGAAAATGCCCTCGCACCCGCCTGTGCCACGGAAATCATGCACACCTACTCGCTGGTGCACGATGATTTGCCCTGCATGGACGATGATGATCTGCGCCGTGGCCGTCCGACTTCCCACAAGGTGTTCGGCGAAGGCATGGCCGTGCTCACCGGGGATGCACTGCTCACTCAGGTCTTTATCGTCATTGCCCAGACACCCGAGACCAAGCGCTATACGGTGAAGGATTACCTCGAGGAAATTGCCGTCACCGGTGGCAGTAAAAAGCTCATCGGTGGGCAAGTTCTGGATCTTGAAGGCGAGGGCAAGGAGCTCAGCAAACGAGAGCTGGTGAAAATTCACGAGAATAAAACCGCCGCCCTGCTCACCTGTTCGGTGCGTCTTGGCGCAATGACCGCCAACGCCACGCCGGCAAAGCTCGATGCGCTGACCACCTTCGGTTACAATCTCGGTCTGGCATTCCAAGTGATCGATGACATCCTCGATGTCACCCAGACGACCGAGATGTTGGGAAAAACCGCCGGCAAGGACGAAGCGGTGGATAAATCGACCTACCCAGCGATCCTCGGCCTGGAGGCCTCGCGCAAAGAGGCAGCCCGCCTGACGAAAAAAGCCCTGAAATCGCTCGAAGTCTTCGGTAAAAAAGGCCAACGCCTCGAACAAATC